The following coding sequences lie in one Arachis ipaensis cultivar K30076 chromosome B05, Araip1.1, whole genome shotgun sequence genomic window:
- the LOC110262654 gene encoding putative pentatricopeptide repeat-containing protein At1g12700, mitochondrial: MMLRSSTKASLRFFRQQSQFGTLSHPKPFLFPTDTDVIKDRYHLVKSIRNLQNLDSALHLFHKMVSMNPLPSVKDFNLLFSSIVKMKHYTAAISLIKHLFSLRLKSNIYTLSIVVNCLCRLNHTPFAFSVVGTMFKIGLEPNVVTFSTIVNGLCIEGNVDYAILFVDHMDNMGYQPDGHTIGAIINGLCKMGDTPAAIAILRKTETRNCKARVTVASYTTIVDSLCKDGMVSEALSLFSEMTTKGLQPDTITYNRLIQGLCTFSRWQEAASLLSERKQKGIMPDTHTFNILVDALCKEGKISSARAILGQMVRMGEEPDVVTYNSMIAGFCFQSQMEEAMKVFDLMVHKGCVPNVCTYTSLIHGWCKIKSIDKAIYLLDEMVHKGLNLNVVTWNTLIHGFCKVGKPLAAKELFFTMHKFGQYPDLSSCATILDGLFKCHLFSDAISLFREMEKNNLDLNIVTYSVVLRGMCHAGKLNDALELFSCLPAKGLKPDLYTYTIMIQGLCREGLLIDAEELLMHMEVDGCLPNSCTYNVLVQGLLRRNDVPKSVKYLRIMKEKGYAADARTMELLVDYLSTHKGENAFQELVRKIV; this comes from the coding sequence ATGATGTTGCGTTCATCAACAAAAGCGTCTCTGCGCTTCTTTCGGCAGCAATCTCAATTTGGTACTCTTTCTCATCCCAAACCCTTCCTTTTTCCCACTGATACTGATGTCATCAAGGACAGATATCATCTCGTAAAATCTATTAGGAATCTCCAAAACCTTGACTCTGCTTTGCATCTCTTTCACAAGATGGTTTCCATGAACCCTTTGCCATCTGTGAAGGACTTTAACTTATTGTTTAGCTCCATTGTTAAGATGAAGCATTACACAGCTGCCATCTCGTTAATCAAACACTTGTTCTCCTTACGACTCAAATCTAATATCTATACACTCAGTATTGTTGTCAATTGTCTGTGCCGTTTGAATCACACTCCCTTTGCCTTCTCTGTGGTGGGGACGATGTTCAAAATCGGCTTGGAGCCCAATGTGGTCACATTTAGCACCATTGTTAATGGTCTTTGTATTGAAGGCAATGTGGATTATGCTATTTTGTTTGTTGACCACATGGATAACATGGGATATCAACCCGACGGCCACACGATTGGAGCAATTATAAATGGATTGTGCAAGATGGGCGACACCCCTGCTGCCATTGCCATTCTAAGGAAGACGGAAACAAGAAACTGCAAAGCAAGGGTTACTGTTGCCAGTTATACCACAATTGTGGATAGTCTTTGCAAGGATGGGATGGTATCCGAGGCTTTGAGTCTATTCTcggaaatgacaacaaaaggtcTTCAACCCGATACTATCACTTACAATCGCTTGATTCAAGGACTGTGTACTTTCAGCAGATGGCAGGAGGCTGCGTCTTTACTCAGCGAGAGGAAACAAAAGGGAATTATGCCGGATACGCATACTTTTAATATTTTAGTGGATGCTCTTTGTAAAGAGGGAAAGATTTCAAGTGCTAGAGCCATACTTGGTCAAATGGTTCGAATGGGAGAGGAGCCTGATGTTGTCACCTATAACTCAATGATTGCTGGTTTTTGTTTCCAAAGTCAAATGGAGGAGGCCATGAAAGTATTTGATTTGATGGTTCACAAGGGATGCGTACCAAACGTCTGCACTTATACTTCATTAATCCATGGGTGGTGCAAGATCAAAAGCATTGATAAGGCTATTTATCTATTGGATGAAATGGTCCATAAAGGTTTAAATCTGAATGTTGTGACTTGGAATACTCTTATCCATGGATTTTGCAAAGTGGGTAAACCGTTAGCTGCTAAAGAATTGTTTTTTACAATGCACAAATTTGGTCAATATCCTGATCTATCGAGCTGTGCCACTATATTGGATGGCCTATTCAAATGTCATTTGTTTTCTGATGCAATATCATTATTTAGAGAAATGGAGAAGAATAATTTGGATCTTAATATTGTAACTTACAGTGTGGTGCTCCGTGGGATGTGCCATGCCGGAAAACTAAATGATGCACTAGAACTCTTCTCTTGTCTGCCAGCAAAAGGCTTGAAACCTgatctatatacatatacaatCATGATCCAAGGTCTATGTAGGGAAGGACTTCTGATTGATGCTGAAGAGTTACTGATGCATATGGAAGTGGATGGCTGCTTGCCTAATTCCTGCACATATAATGTATTGGTTCAAGGATTACTGAGAAGAAATGATGTTCCGAAGTCAGTAAAATATCTTCGgattatgaaagaaaaaggttATGCAGCAGATGCTAGAACCATGGAATTGCTTGTAGATTACCTCTCTACGCACAAAGGAGAGAATGCTTTTCAAGAACTTGTGCGGAAAATTGTTTGA